Proteins found in one Lonchura striata isolate bLonStr1 chromosome 27, bLonStr1.mat, whole genome shotgun sequence genomic segment:
- the WNT1 gene encoding proto-oncogene Wnt-1: MRAAALGLALRALWALALSSLSNTLAVNNSGRWWGIINVASSTNLLTDSKNVQLVLDPSLQLLSRKQRKLIRQNPGILHSVSSGLQTAIKECKWQFRNRRWNCPTSQGPNIFGKIVNRGCRETAFIFAITSAGVTHSVARSCSEGSIESCTCDYRRRGPGGPDWHWGGCSDNIDFGRLFGREFVDSSEKGRDLRFLMNLHNNEAGRMTVFSEMRQECKCHGMSGSCTVRTCWMRLPTFRAVGDVLKDRFDGASRVIYGNKGSNRASRVELHHLEPENPAHKPPSPHDLVYFEKSPNFCTYSGKTGTAGTAGRFCNSSSPGLDGCELLCCGRGYRTRTQRVTERCNCTFHWCCHVSCLNCTNTQVLHECL; this comes from the exons ATGCGCGCCGCCGCGCTGGGGCTGGCGCTCCGGGCACTCTGGGCTCTGgccctctcctccctctccaaCACGCTGGCAGTGAACAACAGCGGGCGGTGGTG GGGCATCATCAACGTGGCCTCGTCCACCAACCTGCTGACGGATTCCAAGAAcgtgcagctggtgctggaccccagcctgcagctgctgagccGAAAGCAGCGCAAGCTGATCCGGCAGAACCCCGGCATCCTGCACAGCGTCAGCTCCGGCCTCCAGACCGCCATCAAGGAGTGCAAGTGGCAGTTCCGCAACCGCCGCTGGAACTGTCCCACCTCCCAGGGCCCCAACATCTTCGGCAAAATCGTCAACCGGG GCTGCCGGGAGACAGCGTTCATCTTCGCCATCACCAGTGCAGGCGTGACACACTCGGTGGCCCGGTCGTGCTCGGAGGGGTCCATCGAGTCCTGCACCTGTGACTACCGACGCCGTGGCCCTGGGGGCCCTGACTGGCACTGGGGGGGCTGCAGTGACAACATCGACTTCGGGCGCCTCTTTGGGAGGGAGTTTGTGGACTCCAGTGAGAAGGGCCGAGACCTGCGTTTCCTCATGAACCTGCACAACAACGAGGCAGGGCGCATG ACGGTCTTCTCGGAGATGCGCCAGGAGTGCAAGTGCCACGGCATGTCAGGCTCCTGCACCGTCCGCACCTGCTGGATGCGGCTGCCCACCTTCCGTGCCGTGGGCGACGTCCTGAAGGATCGCTTTGACGGCGCTTCCCGCGTCATCTACGGCAACAAGGGCAGCAACCGGGCGTCGCGGGTGGAGCTGCATCACTTGGAGCCCGAGAACCCGGCCCACAAGCCCCCCTCGCCCCACGACCTCGTGTATTTCGAGAAATCCCCCAATTTTTGCACCTACAGCGGAAAGACGGGCACGGCGGGCACGGCCGGGAGGTTCTGCAACAGCTCCTCGCCGGGGCTGGACGGGTGCGAGCTGCTGTGCTGCGGGCGCGGGTACCGCACGCGCACCCAGCGCGTCACCGAGCGCTGCAACTGCACCTTCCACTGGTGCTGCCACGTCAGCTGCCTCAACTGCACCAACACCCAGGTGCTGCACGAGTGCCTGTGA
- the PRKAG1 gene encoding 5'-AMP-activated protein kinase subunit gamma-1 isoform X3, with amino-acid sequence MLTITDFINILHRYYKSPMVQIYELEEHKIETWREVYLQDSFKPLVCISPNASLFDAVSSLIRNKIHRLPVIDPDSGNTLYILTHKRILKFLKLFIAEVPKPEFMARTLEELRIGTYSNIAVVGTSTPIYVALGIFVQHRVSALPVVDDSGRVVDIYSKFDVINLAAEKTYNNLDVTVTRALQHRSHYFEGVLKCYKHETLETIINRLVEAEVHRLVVVDESDVVKGIVSLSDILQALVLPQGP; translated from the exons ATGCTGACCATCACCGACTTCATCAACATCCTGCACCGCTACTACAAATCCCCCATG gTGCAGATCTATGAGCTGGAGGAACATAAAATAGAGACATGGAGAG AGGTTTATCTGCAAGACTCCTTCAAGCCACTGGTCTGCATTTCCCCCAATGCCAG CCTGTTTGACGCCGTCTCCTCCCTGATCCGGAACAAGATCCATCGCCTGCCTGTCATCGACCCCGACTCGGGGAACACGCTCTACATCCTCACCCACAAACGCATCCTCAAGTTCCTCAAGCTCTTT ATCGCAGAGGTGCCCAAGCCTGAGTTCATGGCGCGGACGTTGGAGGAGCTGCGGATCGGCACCTACAGCAACATCGCCGTGGTTGGCACCAGCACCCCCATCTACGTGGCCCTGGGCATCTTCGTGCAGCACCGCGTCTCCGCGCTGCCCGTGGTCGATGACTCGG ggcGCGTGGTGGACATCTACTCTAAATTCGACGTTATT AACCTGGCAGCTGAAAAGACCTACAACAACCTGGACGTGACGGTGACGCGGGCGCTGCAGCACCGCTCCCACTATTTCGAGGGCGTCCTCAAGTGTTACAAGCACGAGACGCTGGAAACCATCATCAACCGCCTAGTCGAGGCCGAG GTCCACCGGCTGGTGGTGGTGGATGAGAGTGATGTGGTTAAAGGGATCGTCTCCCTCTCGGACATCCTGCAAGCCCTGGTCCTCCCACAGGGCCCCTGA